In the Oscarella lobularis chromosome 14, ooOscLobu1.1, whole genome shotgun sequence genome, one interval contains:
- the LOC136195676 gene encoding serine/threonine-protein kinase TNNI3K-like isoform X1 yields MGNSVDGDGQRPAVRPRSLTTGNTIDANAFLSAVEEGDKKSVYLCIRHYPEKWKTARNRRGESCLHLARDAEIADLLFLAGADIEALDGERMTPFHKAVQKGNREMMEALIANGCNIHAKGAFGEALAYASHLEIIKRLIELGMDVNHKSNWRGNTSLLWACWDNQVEIAEYLLSVGADIEAVNDKGRTPFLQAIYFGHERVMNLLIVNGSNIYAKDNENRGAIEIADSENRLTLKEKVVKIFSEREAAFSTNKAVTADEKEEIISQREVNAEETTSTEDSEPYRSSPTLHLYQTEEPEDASRLEEETIDVSQQLVCELQSRLDKSEKERNAACAEKERLVQDLRASQQLVREFQRRLEEERDSARTSEQLQHRLDTERASARAKERHLTENLHSFQQLVRDLQKEKDAILLEHKNEMEQVQKAIQYLRDRCAQAETDLNERCAQLEEERDEARLVAQEAQRNLSKYESVPLISSADVDVQDVKLGGGSHGDVRVGRWRGCNVAVKTFYDFLRVDVYIRRLEQEISICSQVRHPNVVSLLGVITQDDIPLRIISELLEASLSDIIVAADRRLFLREQVDVAVGCSSGICYLHGLDILHGDIRSTNVVVTSVMEAKVCDLGAARFAEVSSLSAGPMSPDYVAPERLKPGQHNTKMADIYSLGVTFIELMTGEQPATTKRMAQGTSVRHRIIKRLCLQMVGVNRLKRPSAGECLARLEDIQKSDEEYKRCPAKRMVKGKMHGGEKVELLAERWN; encoded by the exons ATGGGGAATAGTGTTGACGGAGATGGCCAAAGACCCGCGGTCCGGCCCCGCTCTCTTACTACGGGGAATACCATTGACGCTAACG CCTTTCTTTCTGCTGTCGAAGAAGGAGATAAAAAAAGTGTGTATTTATGTATTCGACACTATCCGGAAAAATGGAAGACAGCGAGAAATCGG CGTGGAGAAAGTTGCCTTCATTTGGCACGTGACGCTGAAATAGCAgatcttttgtttttagctGGAGCAGACATAGAAGCTCTTGATGga GAGAGAATGACGCCCTTTCATAAAGCTGTTCAGAAAGGAAATAGAGAAATGATGGAAGCTTTGATTGCAAATGGATGCAATATTCATGCAAAGGGCGCC TTTGGTGAAGCATTGGCATATGCAAGTCATTTGGAAATTATTAAACGACTCATTGAATTGGGAATGGACGTCAATCATAAATCAAATTGG AGGGGCAACACTTCACTTCTTTGGGCATGTTGGGATAATCAAGTCGAAATTGCGGAATATTTGCTCTCAGTTGGAGCAGATATTGAAGCTGTCAATGac AAGGGGAGAACGCCGTTTTTGCAAGCCATTTACTTTGGACATGAAAGAGTGATGAATCTTCTAATTGTAAACGGGAGCAATATTTATGCAAAGGACAAT GAAAACAGAGGAGCCATTGAAATTGCTGATTCTGAAAATCGCCTTACACTGAAGGAAAAAGTCGTGAAGATTTTCAGCGAACGAG AGGCTGCTTTTTCCACAAACAAAGCTGTTACAGCGGATGAAAAAGAGGAGATAATTTCACAACGTGAAGTAAAT GCAGAAGAGACGACTTCGACAGAAGATTCAGAGCCCTATCGTTCTTCACCCACATTGCATTTGTATCAGACTGAAGAACCCGAAGACGCTTCTCGCTTGGAAGAAGAGACCATTGACGTGTCTCAACAG CTTGTTTGTGAGCTGCAAAGTCGCCTTGATAAgtcagaaaaagagagaaatgctGCTTGTGCTGAGAAGGAACGTCTCGTGCAAGATCTCCGCGCCTCTCAACAG CTCGTTCGCGAGTTTCAGCGTCGCCtagaagaggaaagagatTCTGCCCGCACATCTGAACAA CTGCAACACCGTCTCGATACGGAGAGAGCTTCTGCTCGAGCGAAAGAGAGACATCTCACTGAGAATCTTCACTCTTTTCAGCAG CTCGTTCGTGATctgcaaaaagagaaagacgcaATTCTTTTGGAACACAAAAACGAAATGGAACAAGTGCAAAAGGCTATTCAGTACCTCCGTGATCGATGTGCTCAAGCAGAAACGGATCTCA ACGAACGTTGCGCTCAGCTGGAGGAAGAACGCGACGAGGCAAGACTCGTTGCCCAAGAAGCGCAAAGAAATTTGAGCAAATACGAAAGTGTACCTCTAATTTCGTCGGCCGACGTTGACGTGCAAGACGTCAAACTCGGCGGGGGATCGCACGGAG ACGTTCGTGTGGGTCGTTGGCGTGGCTGCAACGTGGCTGTCAAAACGTTctacgattttcttcgcgttGATGTTTATATTCGCCGATTGGAACAAGAAATTTCAATCTGCAGTCAAGTTCGTCATCCTaacgtcgtctctttgctTGGCGTCATCACTCAAGATGACATTCCTCTGAGAATCATATCAGAACTACTCGAAGCATCTCTTTCTGATATCATTGTCGCCGCTGACAGACGTCTATTTCTGCGAGagcaagtcgacgtcgcagtGGGCTGCTCGTCTGGAATCTGTTATCTTCATGGTCTTGACATTCTTCACGGAGacattcgatcgacgaatgtcgtcgtcacgtcagTAATGGAAGCGAAAGTCTGCGATTTGGGAGCGGCTCGTTTTGCTGAGGTCTCCAGTCTGTCAGCTGGGCCGATGAGTCCTGATTACGTCGCTCCGGAAAGGCTCAAACCGGGTCAGCACAACACAAAAATGGCTGACATCTATAGCCTCGGCGTGACATTCATCGAATTGATGACGGGAGAGCAACCGGCGACAACAAAGAGAATGGCGCAAGGAACAAGTGTGCGTCATCGTATCATCAAGCGTCTTTGTCTACAGATGGTCGGTGTCAATCGCCTAAAGAGGCCTTCAGCAGGAGAATGCTTGGCCAGATTGGAAGACATTCAGAAATCTGACGAGGAATACAAAAGGTGTCCAGCGAAGAGAATGGTGAAAGGTAAGATGCATGGAGGAGAGAAAGTGGAGCTGCTCGCTGAGCGGTGGAACTAA
- the LOC136195676 gene encoding serine/threonine-protein kinase TNNI3K-like isoform X2, with protein MGNSVDGDGQRPAVRPRSLTTGNTIDANAFLSAVEEGDKKSVYLCIRHYPEKWKTARNRRGESCLHLARDAEIADLLFLAGADIEALDGERMTPFHKAVQKGNREMMEALIANGCNIHAKGAFGEALAYASHLEIIKRLIELGMDVNHKSNWRGNTSLLWACWDNQVEIAEYLLSVGADIEAVNDGRTPFLQAIYFGHERVMNLLIVNGSNIYAKDNENRGAIEIADSENRLTLKEKVVKIFSEREAAFSTNKAVTADEKEEIISQREVNAEETTSTEDSEPYRSSPTLHLYQTEEPEDASRLEEETIDVSQQLVCELQSRLDKSEKERNAACAEKERLVQDLRASQQLVREFQRRLEEERDSARTSEQLQHRLDTERASARAKERHLTENLHSFQQLVRDLQKEKDAILLEHKNEMEQVQKAIQYLRDRCAQAETDLNERCAQLEEERDEARLVAQEAQRNLSKYESVPLISSADVDVQDVKLGGGSHGDVRVGRWRGCNVAVKTFYDFLRVDVYIRRLEQEISICSQVRHPNVVSLLGVITQDDIPLRIISELLEASLSDIIVAADRRLFLREQVDVAVGCSSGICYLHGLDILHGDIRSTNVVVTSVMEAKVCDLGAARFAEVSSLSAGPMSPDYVAPERLKPGQHNTKMADIYSLGVTFIELMTGEQPATTKRMAQGTSVRHRIIKRLCLQMVGVNRLKRPSAGECLARLEDIQKSDEEYKRCPAKRMVKGKMHGGEKVELLAERWN; from the exons ATGGGGAATAGTGTTGACGGAGATGGCCAAAGACCCGCGGTCCGGCCCCGCTCTCTTACTACGGGGAATACCATTGACGCTAACG CCTTTCTTTCTGCTGTCGAAGAAGGAGATAAAAAAAGTGTGTATTTATGTATTCGACACTATCCGGAAAAATGGAAGACAGCGAGAAATCGG CGTGGAGAAAGTTGCCTTCATTTGGCACGTGACGCTGAAATAGCAgatcttttgtttttagctGGAGCAGACATAGAAGCTCTTGATGga GAGAGAATGACGCCCTTTCATAAAGCTGTTCAGAAAGGAAATAGAGAAATGATGGAAGCTTTGATTGCAAATGGATGCAATATTCATGCAAAGGGCGCC TTTGGTGAAGCATTGGCATATGCAAGTCATTTGGAAATTATTAAACGACTCATTGAATTGGGAATGGACGTCAATCATAAATCAAATTGG AGGGGCAACACTTCACTTCTTTGGGCATGTTGGGATAATCAAGTCGAAATTGCGGAATATTTGCTCTCAGTTGGAGCAGATATTGAAGCTGTCAATGac GGGAGAACGCCGTTTTTGCAAGCCATTTACTTTGGACATGAAAGAGTGATGAATCTTCTAATTGTAAACGGGAGCAATATTTATGCAAAGGACAAT GAAAACAGAGGAGCCATTGAAATTGCTGATTCTGAAAATCGCCTTACACTGAAGGAAAAAGTCGTGAAGATTTTCAGCGAACGAG AGGCTGCTTTTTCCACAAACAAAGCTGTTACAGCGGATGAAAAAGAGGAGATAATTTCACAACGTGAAGTAAAT GCAGAAGAGACGACTTCGACAGAAGATTCAGAGCCCTATCGTTCTTCACCCACATTGCATTTGTATCAGACTGAAGAACCCGAAGACGCTTCTCGCTTGGAAGAAGAGACCATTGACGTGTCTCAACAG CTTGTTTGTGAGCTGCAAAGTCGCCTTGATAAgtcagaaaaagagagaaatgctGCTTGTGCTGAGAAGGAACGTCTCGTGCAAGATCTCCGCGCCTCTCAACAG CTCGTTCGCGAGTTTCAGCGTCGCCtagaagaggaaagagatTCTGCCCGCACATCTGAACAA CTGCAACACCGTCTCGATACGGAGAGAGCTTCTGCTCGAGCGAAAGAGAGACATCTCACTGAGAATCTTCACTCTTTTCAGCAG CTCGTTCGTGATctgcaaaaagagaaagacgcaATTCTTTTGGAACACAAAAACGAAATGGAACAAGTGCAAAAGGCTATTCAGTACCTCCGTGATCGATGTGCTCAAGCAGAAACGGATCTCA ACGAACGTTGCGCTCAGCTGGAGGAAGAACGCGACGAGGCAAGACTCGTTGCCCAAGAAGCGCAAAGAAATTTGAGCAAATACGAAAGTGTACCTCTAATTTCGTCGGCCGACGTTGACGTGCAAGACGTCAAACTCGGCGGGGGATCGCACGGAG ACGTTCGTGTGGGTCGTTGGCGTGGCTGCAACGTGGCTGTCAAAACGTTctacgattttcttcgcgttGATGTTTATATTCGCCGATTGGAACAAGAAATTTCAATCTGCAGTCAAGTTCGTCATCCTaacgtcgtctctttgctTGGCGTCATCACTCAAGATGACATTCCTCTGAGAATCATATCAGAACTACTCGAAGCATCTCTTTCTGATATCATTGTCGCCGCTGACAGACGTCTATTTCTGCGAGagcaagtcgacgtcgcagtGGGCTGCTCGTCTGGAATCTGTTATCTTCATGGTCTTGACATTCTTCACGGAGacattcgatcgacgaatgtcgtcgtcacgtcagTAATGGAAGCGAAAGTCTGCGATTTGGGAGCGGCTCGTTTTGCTGAGGTCTCCAGTCTGTCAGCTGGGCCGATGAGTCCTGATTACGTCGCTCCGGAAAGGCTCAAACCGGGTCAGCACAACACAAAAATGGCTGACATCTATAGCCTCGGCGTGACATTCATCGAATTGATGACGGGAGAGCAACCGGCGACAACAAAGAGAATGGCGCAAGGAACAAGTGTGCGTCATCGTATCATCAAGCGTCTTTGTCTACAGATGGTCGGTGTCAATCGCCTAAAGAGGCCTTCAGCAGGAGAATGCTTGGCCAGATTGGAAGACATTCAGAAATCTGACGAGGAATACAAAAGGTGTCCAGCGAAGAGAATGGTGAAAGGTAAGATGCATGGAGGAGAGAAAGTGGAGCTGCTCGCTGAGCGGTGGAACTAA
- the LOC136195676 gene encoding serine/threonine-protein kinase TNNI3K-like isoform X3, whose amino-acid sequence MGNSVDGDGQRPAVRPRSLTTGNTIDANAFLSAVEEGDKKSVYLCIRHYPEKWKTARNRRGESCLHLARDAEIADLLFLAGADIEALDGERMTPFHKAVQKGNREMMEALIANGCNIHAKGAFGEALAYASHLEIIKRLIELGMDVNHKSNWRGNTSLLWACWDNQVEIAEYLLSVGADIEAVNDKGRTPFLQAIYFGHERVMNLLIVNGSNIYAKDNENRGAIEIADSENRLTLKEKVVKIFSEREAAFSTNKAVTADEKEEIISQREAEETTSTEDSEPYRSSPTLHLYQTEEPEDASRLEEETIDVSQQLVCELQSRLDKSEKERNAACAEKERLVQDLRASQQLVREFQRRLEEERDSARTSEQLQHRLDTERASARAKERHLTENLHSFQQLVRDLQKEKDAILLEHKNEMEQVQKAIQYLRDRCAQAETDLNERCAQLEEERDEARLVAQEAQRNLSKYESVPLISSADVDVQDVKLGGGSHGDVRVGRWRGCNVAVKTFYDFLRVDVYIRRLEQEISICSQVRHPNVVSLLGVITQDDIPLRIISELLEASLSDIIVAADRRLFLREQVDVAVGCSSGICYLHGLDILHGDIRSTNVVVTSVMEAKVCDLGAARFAEVSSLSAGPMSPDYVAPERLKPGQHNTKMADIYSLGVTFIELMTGEQPATTKRMAQGTSVRHRIIKRLCLQMVGVNRLKRPSAGECLARLEDIQKSDEEYKRCPAKRMVKGKMHGGEKVELLAERWN is encoded by the exons ATGGGGAATAGTGTTGACGGAGATGGCCAAAGACCCGCGGTCCGGCCCCGCTCTCTTACTACGGGGAATACCATTGACGCTAACG CCTTTCTTTCTGCTGTCGAAGAAGGAGATAAAAAAAGTGTGTATTTATGTATTCGACACTATCCGGAAAAATGGAAGACAGCGAGAAATCGG CGTGGAGAAAGTTGCCTTCATTTGGCACGTGACGCTGAAATAGCAgatcttttgtttttagctGGAGCAGACATAGAAGCTCTTGATGga GAGAGAATGACGCCCTTTCATAAAGCTGTTCAGAAAGGAAATAGAGAAATGATGGAAGCTTTGATTGCAAATGGATGCAATATTCATGCAAAGGGCGCC TTTGGTGAAGCATTGGCATATGCAAGTCATTTGGAAATTATTAAACGACTCATTGAATTGGGAATGGACGTCAATCATAAATCAAATTGG AGGGGCAACACTTCACTTCTTTGGGCATGTTGGGATAATCAAGTCGAAATTGCGGAATATTTGCTCTCAGTTGGAGCAGATATTGAAGCTGTCAATGac AAGGGGAGAACGCCGTTTTTGCAAGCCATTTACTTTGGACATGAAAGAGTGATGAATCTTCTAATTGTAAACGGGAGCAATATTTATGCAAAGGACAAT GAAAACAGAGGAGCCATTGAAATTGCTGATTCTGAAAATCGCCTTACACTGAAGGAAAAAGTCGTGAAGATTTTCAGCGAACGAG AGGCTGCTTTTTCCACAAACAAAGCTGTTACAGCGGATGAAAAAGAGGAGATAATTTCACAACGTGAA GCAGAAGAGACGACTTCGACAGAAGATTCAGAGCCCTATCGTTCTTCACCCACATTGCATTTGTATCAGACTGAAGAACCCGAAGACGCTTCTCGCTTGGAAGAAGAGACCATTGACGTGTCTCAACAG CTTGTTTGTGAGCTGCAAAGTCGCCTTGATAAgtcagaaaaagagagaaatgctGCTTGTGCTGAGAAGGAACGTCTCGTGCAAGATCTCCGCGCCTCTCAACAG CTCGTTCGCGAGTTTCAGCGTCGCCtagaagaggaaagagatTCTGCCCGCACATCTGAACAA CTGCAACACCGTCTCGATACGGAGAGAGCTTCTGCTCGAGCGAAAGAGAGACATCTCACTGAGAATCTTCACTCTTTTCAGCAG CTCGTTCGTGATctgcaaaaagagaaagacgcaATTCTTTTGGAACACAAAAACGAAATGGAACAAGTGCAAAAGGCTATTCAGTACCTCCGTGATCGATGTGCTCAAGCAGAAACGGATCTCA ACGAACGTTGCGCTCAGCTGGAGGAAGAACGCGACGAGGCAAGACTCGTTGCCCAAGAAGCGCAAAGAAATTTGAGCAAATACGAAAGTGTACCTCTAATTTCGTCGGCCGACGTTGACGTGCAAGACGTCAAACTCGGCGGGGGATCGCACGGAG ACGTTCGTGTGGGTCGTTGGCGTGGCTGCAACGTGGCTGTCAAAACGTTctacgattttcttcgcgttGATGTTTATATTCGCCGATTGGAACAAGAAATTTCAATCTGCAGTCAAGTTCGTCATCCTaacgtcgtctctttgctTGGCGTCATCACTCAAGATGACATTCCTCTGAGAATCATATCAGAACTACTCGAAGCATCTCTTTCTGATATCATTGTCGCCGCTGACAGACGTCTATTTCTGCGAGagcaagtcgacgtcgcagtGGGCTGCTCGTCTGGAATCTGTTATCTTCATGGTCTTGACATTCTTCACGGAGacattcgatcgacgaatgtcgtcgtcacgtcagTAATGGAAGCGAAAGTCTGCGATTTGGGAGCGGCTCGTTTTGCTGAGGTCTCCAGTCTGTCAGCTGGGCCGATGAGTCCTGATTACGTCGCTCCGGAAAGGCTCAAACCGGGTCAGCACAACACAAAAATGGCTGACATCTATAGCCTCGGCGTGACATTCATCGAATTGATGACGGGAGAGCAACCGGCGACAACAAAGAGAATGGCGCAAGGAACAAGTGTGCGTCATCGTATCATCAAGCGTCTTTGTCTACAGATGGTCGGTGTCAATCGCCTAAAGAGGCCTTCAGCAGGAGAATGCTTGGCCAGATTGGAAGACATTCAGAAATCTGACGAGGAATACAAAAGGTGTCCAGCGAAGAGAATGGTGAAAGGTAAGATGCATGGAGGAGAGAAAGTGGAGCTGCTCGCTGAGCGGTGGAACTAA
- the LOC136195676 gene encoding uncharacterized protein isoform X4, which produces MTPFHKAVQKGNREMMEALIANGCNIHAKGAFGEALAYASHLEIIKRLIELGMDVNHKSNWRGNTSLLWACWDNQVEIAEYLLSVGADIEAVNDKGRTPFLQAIYFGHERVMNLLIVNGSNIYAKDNENRGAIEIADSENRLTLKEKVVKIFSEREAAFSTNKAVTADEKEEIISQREVNAEETTSTEDSEPYRSSPTLHLYQTEEPEDASRLEEETIDVSQQLVCELQSRLDKSEKERNAACAEKERLVQDLRASQQLVREFQRRLEEERDSARTSEQLQHRLDTERASARAKERHLTENLHSFQQLVRDLQKEKDAILLEHKNEMEQVQKAIQYLRDRCAQAETDLNERCAQLEEERDEARLVAQEAQRNLSKYESVPLISSADVDVQDVKLGGGSHGDVRVGRWRGCNVAVKTFYDFLRVDVYIRRLEQEISICSQVRHPNVVSLLGVITQDDIPLRIISELLEASLSDIIVAADRRLFLREQVDVAVGCSSGICYLHGLDILHGDIRSTNVVVTSVMEAKVCDLGAARFAEVSSLSAGPMSPDYVAPERLKPGQHNTKMADIYSLGVTFIELMTGEQPATTKRMAQGTSVRHRIIKRLCLQMVGVNRLKRPSAGECLARLEDIQKSDEEYKRCPAKRMVKGKMHGGEKVELLAERWN; this is translated from the exons ATGACGCCCTTTCATAAAGCTGTTCAGAAAGGAAATAGAGAAATGATGGAAGCTTTGATTGCAAATGGATGCAATATTCATGCAAAGGGCGCC TTTGGTGAAGCATTGGCATATGCAAGTCATTTGGAAATTATTAAACGACTCATTGAATTGGGAATGGACGTCAATCATAAATCAAATTGG AGGGGCAACACTTCACTTCTTTGGGCATGTTGGGATAATCAAGTCGAAATTGCGGAATATTTGCTCTCAGTTGGAGCAGATATTGAAGCTGTCAATGac AAGGGGAGAACGCCGTTTTTGCAAGCCATTTACTTTGGACATGAAAGAGTGATGAATCTTCTAATTGTAAACGGGAGCAATATTTATGCAAAGGACAAT GAAAACAGAGGAGCCATTGAAATTGCTGATTCTGAAAATCGCCTTACACTGAAGGAAAAAGTCGTGAAGATTTTCAGCGAACGAG AGGCTGCTTTTTCCACAAACAAAGCTGTTACAGCGGATGAAAAAGAGGAGATAATTTCACAACGTGAAGTAAAT GCAGAAGAGACGACTTCGACAGAAGATTCAGAGCCCTATCGTTCTTCACCCACATTGCATTTGTATCAGACTGAAGAACCCGAAGACGCTTCTCGCTTGGAAGAAGAGACCATTGACGTGTCTCAACAG CTTGTTTGTGAGCTGCAAAGTCGCCTTGATAAgtcagaaaaagagagaaatgctGCTTGTGCTGAGAAGGAACGTCTCGTGCAAGATCTCCGCGCCTCTCAACAG CTCGTTCGCGAGTTTCAGCGTCGCCtagaagaggaaagagatTCTGCCCGCACATCTGAACAA CTGCAACACCGTCTCGATACGGAGAGAGCTTCTGCTCGAGCGAAAGAGAGACATCTCACTGAGAATCTTCACTCTTTTCAGCAG CTCGTTCGTGATctgcaaaaagagaaagacgcaATTCTTTTGGAACACAAAAACGAAATGGAACAAGTGCAAAAGGCTATTCAGTACCTCCGTGATCGATGTGCTCAAGCAGAAACGGATCTCA ACGAACGTTGCGCTCAGCTGGAGGAAGAACGCGACGAGGCAAGACTCGTTGCCCAAGAAGCGCAAAGAAATTTGAGCAAATACGAAAGTGTACCTCTAATTTCGTCGGCCGACGTTGACGTGCAAGACGTCAAACTCGGCGGGGGATCGCACGGAG ACGTTCGTGTGGGTCGTTGGCGTGGCTGCAACGTGGCTGTCAAAACGTTctacgattttcttcgcgttGATGTTTATATTCGCCGATTGGAACAAGAAATTTCAATCTGCAGTCAAGTTCGTCATCCTaacgtcgtctctttgctTGGCGTCATCACTCAAGATGACATTCCTCTGAGAATCATATCAGAACTACTCGAAGCATCTCTTTCTGATATCATTGTCGCCGCTGACAGACGTCTATTTCTGCGAGagcaagtcgacgtcgcagtGGGCTGCTCGTCTGGAATCTGTTATCTTCATGGTCTTGACATTCTTCACGGAGacattcgatcgacgaatgtcgtcgtcacgtcagTAATGGAAGCGAAAGTCTGCGATTTGGGAGCGGCTCGTTTTGCTGAGGTCTCCAGTCTGTCAGCTGGGCCGATGAGTCCTGATTACGTCGCTCCGGAAAGGCTCAAACCGGGTCAGCACAACACAAAAATGGCTGACATCTATAGCCTCGGCGTGACATTCATCGAATTGATGACGGGAGAGCAACCGGCGACAACAAAGAGAATGGCGCAAGGAACAAGTGTGCGTCATCGTATCATCAAGCGTCTTTGTCTACAGATGGTCGGTGTCAATCGCCTAAAGAGGCCTTCAGCAGGAGAATGCTTGGCCAGATTGGAAGACATTCAGAAATCTGACGAGGAATACAAAAGGTGTCCAGCGAAGAGAATGGTGAAAGGTAAGATGCATGGAGGAGAGAAAGTGGAGCTGCTCGCTGAGCGGTGGAACTAA
- the LOC136195117 gene encoding uncharacterized protein produces the protein MSIRLLSSIRVACPISQFKLPWTSEATNETDPVVALPSRTHHVLGLVPQEPRTETKGPPVITHREKTPNPSPDPPCPTLSLPLKELYPDVPPPCRDASGFASSPAFCPQKTKTKKSSLLIVVMSAASNFAPRHMARNLWLRSRFKMKADFVASIASVEISVSRRKTECEDKGEERRLAAQHRRRIVPFLRHTPSGRRGKLLQFDGEKDGRVRLRPSKCIDFDILLKTDDDCFVNVQLTLEWLDSVTSKAYACAVRGAKNRTGKYLLGGTCAIRSPPIRNPRHKWYLSPQDYPDKQFPPFCYGPGYFLSYDLVRAISSFKGKDRMESFRLEDVHTGILLKKTLLMPSNCLSHAHRVLNRDGRCSRGEFPFVVMGRSLERLKYLYDAFMQYPTCR, from the coding sequence ATGTCAATTCGTCTTTTATCTTCGATACGCGTCGCGTGCCCGATCTCCCAATTTAAACTCCCATGGACTTCAGAGGCCACGAACGAAACGGATCCGGTCGTCGCCTTACCGTCCAGAACGCATCACGTTCTCGGTCTTGTCCCACAAGAGCCGAGAACTGAAACAAAGGGGCCCCCTGTGATCACGCATCGCGAGAAAACTCCAAATCCTTCTCCGGATCCTCCTTGCCCTACGTTGTCTCTTCCACTGAAAGAGCTCTATCCCgacgttccgccgccgtgtCGAGACGCGAGCGGTTTCGCCAGTTCGCCGGCATTTTGTCcacaaaagacgaaaacgaagaagtcgtcgctCCTCATCGTCGTAATGTCGGCAGCGTCGAATTTCGCCCCGCGTCACATGGCGAGAAATCTGTGGCTCCGATCCCGATTCAAAATGAAGGCCGACTTCGTCGCATCGATCGCATCCGTGGAAATATCTGTTTCTCGTCGGAAAACCGAATGCGAagacaaaggagaagagcgtCGCCTTGCAGCGCAGCATCGCCGCCGAATCGTGCCATTTCTTCGACATACTCCAAGTGGACGTCGTGGAAAACTACTACaatttgacggcgaaaaagaTGGCCGCGTTCGACTACGTCCTTCGAAATGCATCGATTTCGATATTCTTCTCaaaaccgacgacgattgtttCGTCAACGTTCAGTTGACTCTAGAATGGCTTGAcagtgtgacgtcaaaggCTTATGCTTGTGCTGTTCGAGGAGCAAAGAATCGGACCGGAAAATATTTATTGGGTGGTACGTGCGCGATACGCAGTCCGCCTATACGAAATCCGCGGCACAAATGGTACTTATCTCCTCAGGACTATCCGGATAAACAGTTTCCGCCCTTTTGTTACGGCCCGGGGTATTTTCTTTCGTATGATCTCGTCAGGGCCATTTCGTCTTTCAAGGGTAAAGATCGGATGGAGAGTTTTCGACTTGAAGACGTTCACACGGGAATTCTTCTCAAAAAGACGCTTCTCATGCCGTCGAATTGCTTGTCTCACGCGCATCGCGTTCTAAATAGGGATGGACGTTGTTCGAGAGGCGAGTTTCCGTTCGTGGTAATGGGCCGATCGCTTGAGCGGCTGAAATATCTATACGACGCCTTTATGCAATATCCGACGTGCAGATGA